The DNA sequence GGAATAGCATTGGCGGTGGCGCAGCGTTTTTTGATTATGACAATGATGGTGATGACGATCTTTATTTTACCGGAGGAAAATTTTCTGATCGACTTTATCGCAATGAGGGCGACGGAACCTTTACCGATGTGACAGAGGAGAGTGGCCTTCAGTTAACCGCGACCTATTTCACCACTGGGGTAACCGTGGGTGATATTGATAACGACGGTTATCGAGATATTTTTGTAACTACTTTTGGTTTTTTGAATTCTCTAGCGCCGGATAAACGTAACCTCCTCTATAAGAACATGGGGGATGGGACGTTTCAAGAAATTGCGCCACTCGCTAATCTCAGTGACGCCTCTCGTTCCGTTAGTGCCACGTTTTTAGATCACGACCAGGATGGATTTTTGGATTTGTATATTGTCAATTATGTTGATCGGGTGAGATTTATCTATGGCGAAGATGGTATGCTTAGTGGTTTTGATCATGATTGTTACGAAAACTTTTTCTTTCATAACAATGGCAACGGTACTTTCACCCAGGTCGCCCGCCAACTTAACTTAGAGGACGCTGGATGTGGGTTGGCCATCGTCAATACTGACTATGACATGGATGGTGATGCCGACTTGTACCTAGCCAATGACTTCGGTGAGTTCATCGAGACCAACCAAATGTACATCAATAACCTGACCACGGGTGTCTATGATACTATTCCTGGAGAGAACGATATCAATATTGGCTTCTACGGCATGGGCATTGCTGTTGGTGATTATGACCTGGATCAAGACTTCGACTACTATGTGTCTAATCTTGGTGCCAATGCTTTTCTAAACAACGATGGAAACGGCCAATTCACCAATATCGCTGAGCAGGCGGGAGTGCCCAATACGATGACCGACAATAACTTGCTCGTAACCAGTTGGGGTACGGTATTCGCTGACATTGACAACAATCTCTACGAAGATCTCCTTGTTTCTAATGGCCATATTCCTGCTGCTGCTTTCATAGCAACGGACCACATAGACCCTAACAAGCTTTACTATAACAATGGTGACAATACATTTACTGACATTTCCGTAGCTGCTGGTTTTGATAGTCCGGAAAAATGTCGAGGACTGGTGTATTCAGATTTTGATCAAGATGGTGATTTGGACTTTTTTGTCAATGTGATGAGCAGCGATAGTTTCCCTGATGCTCATGTAAGGTTCTATCGTAACGATTTGGCAAATAATAACAATTGGGTACAAATTTCACTGGAAGGCACTCACTGTAATCGAGACGCGATAGGAGCTATTATCCGATTGTTTGTTGACGACCTTATACTATTGCGAGAAATCAGTGGCGGAGGAAGTCATGCCTCTCAAAATAGCACAATCGCCCACTTTGGTCTGGCAGACCACAGCACCATTGACAGTGTACAAGTGAGTTGGCCCGGAGGAGAGGTGGAAACTTTTTATGATTTGGACATCAATCAACGCCATCATTTGATCCAAGCCCTGGTGCCCAGGGTAAGAATTAACTTCAACGTAGATATGAGTTTTCAGGAAGAAAGCCCACAAGGTGTTTTCCTCAAAGTGACCAATGCAGAAGGCGATATCCAAAGTAAACTCATGTATGCTCCCTTCCTGGATGGTATGTACAGTGTTTCTTTTCTTCAAGAACCAGGCTTCAGTGGCTATTACACTATTATAAACGGCTATTGCCCCGACGATACCTGCGGAGAAGATCTAAGTGAAGAGGGGTGTGATGGTTTAACACCCGATTTCAAACGCTTACTTGAACCTGTTTTTAATGATACAACGATCAACCTTTGTTTTGGAATTTGCGCAGGAATTCCCTGCCAATCAACGGTAGATAGCATCAACGCTCATTTTACACTCAATGCTGCTCCACTTAACGAAAACCTTCAACAAATTTTCATCCGCGGCCTTAGTCCCAATGGTGAAGACCTCCCCATGAATGATCCTGATGGTGACGGGACTTATGAGCTCAGTATCAACTTGGCGGAAGGTTATTCCGCTTATTACACCTATGTCAACGGAGAGTGTAGCGATGAATCTTGCACTGAAAATTTAAGCGAACAAGGATGTACAGATGAAGCCAACAATTATTATCGCTATTTGCCTCCCATGACGCAGGACACCATGCTAGCTGCCTGCTTCGGAGTCTGTAATACAGACAGCTGCTTTGCGCCAATTGACACCTTCCGGTTAACCATCAACCTGAACATGACCAATGAAGCCCTCAACCCTACGGGTGTTTTCATTATTGGCGACTTCTTCGGCCTCTCTGGTGCGAGCCCTATGTATGATGGCGATGATGATGGCATCTATACCAACTTTTTTGATATTCCCGAAGGCTTCTCTACTTATTACAGCTTTACCAATGGTAGCAATTGCCCAGGAACTACCTGCTATGAAGACCTTAGTGGACAAGCGTGTGCCAGCATAGATCAAAATAACTTTCGGTACCTCAACCCAATCACTTCCGATACTATTATTAATCTCTGCTTTGGAGAATGCCAATTAGCAGCTTGCTTTCCTCCGGCAGATTCCGTAGACATTCAGATCAACCTTAATACGGCTGCTATTGATGTTGCAGAAGCAGGTATCTATTTAGTAGAAGGCGCTTTTGGTTCTCCCGGCGAAAACCCGATGGAGGACAACAATGGTGACGGAGTCTATAGCATAACTTTACGAGTTCCTGAAGGATTTAGCGGCTACTATAGTTTTACTAATGGTTTATGCTTTGACCTCAGTTGTAAAGAAGACCTTAACGGCCAGGATTGTGGCCCACCTAATGCCAATAACAACCGTTGGCTCCCCCCGGTGATGCAAGATACCATTATCAATACCTGTTTTGCGGAATGTATTCCAGATTTGGATTGTACGCTGCCGCCTTCAACGACGCCCGTTACTTTCGGCTTCCACGATCCTCTCAGTGGAGAGGCAGCTGTATTCCTGACGGGTGAATTTGGTTTGCCCAATAATGATTTTGAGCTGACCGAATCTCCTGCGAGTAGTGGAGATTGGTTTGTGACGCTAGATCTTATCCCTGCTACTTATTATTACCGCTTTGGGACGGGTACTCCCATGAATGGTATTCTGGAAACTTTTCCTCTTGGTCAAGCAGACACGTGTACGGTTGATTTATCCGGTGAACGCTTTCGAGTGATTACGGTAGAAGATACCGCTCTGGAGCTGGAGCCCGTCTGTTTTGAGCTATGCAATTACTGCGAAATTATTTATAATGTTACGAATCCTATGCCTCAGTTACGGAGGTTCCAGATTCAACCCAATCCAACAAGTGGAGCAACCATGCTGAGCTGGGAAGCGGTTGGTGCTGATCGTATCCAAATTCGGCTTATCAACACCATAGGACAGGTTATTGAACAATTTGACTTGCCCGCCGGAGTAGGTCAGTTATTCCTCTCTACGCATACGCTTCCCGCAGGTATCTACTGGGTAAGCCTTGAAACGGAGGGAGGATATATGACTCGAAAATTAATAGTTCAATAAATAAAAAAAGGAGGTGAGCTACTTTTTGAGTAGCTCACCTCCTTAAATAAAAAAAGCCCCTCCCCTGAGGGAAGAGGCCATCCCAAAAACCGATTTAAGAATACACTTGAAAACGGTTCTTGTGAATCACATACAATCCAATCGCCTTATCATTTGTCTTTTACGCAAGCTTTACATGAAGGTTACGTATATATGAGAATTTTTATAATTATTTTTTCAAAAAAAGCTTCGGCTAATCATCTCTACTTTCCCAAGCTTGAAAAAACTAACCGAAGCTTAGATTCCTACTCATTAGAAACCCTCATTGAACACTATATAACCATTGTCTTACCTCGCTAACAAGCTTTCGACTACGAGGCTCTTCCGCCAGAAAGATGCCCAAAATTGGGCGGCTTTGGTCTATAATGCAATGCTAATAACTGTATTTCAATTACCATGCCAAAATAAGTCAAGACAAAGAAAAAACCCGTTATCACCAACAGTGGCAATAACGGGTTATAGAATACTTCTCTATTTTAGAGATTCGTGGAATTAGTAATAGGGTCGGTAATTATTATTGATTATTTTTCTTTTCCCGCTTTTTAAAGGTAAGCGCTACTGTGATCTCGTGCGAACCTGTATTGTATTTCTGGAACCGTTGGAAAGACACATCATAGGAATAGTAAAGGTTGAAATTTGTCAACCGTGTTCCTAATAATATCCCCATGGCACCTAAACCAGCACGGTAAGAAAGCCCTGCAATCAGTTGCTCATCCAGGAAGCCTGCTTTCAGGTTCAAGTCCATCTGGAAAGGTGCATTTCTGATTTGACGCAAGAGGATCGAAGGCTCCAAACTCACTTTTTGCTGTGTGAGTTCAAAGCGGTGCCCCAGGTTAAAAGTGTAGTAGCTAAAGAAAGATTCTGAGGTACCAACGCCCGCAATTTCTGACAAACGGCTGCTCACCAGGTTGTTAAAAGTAAGTCCACCGTAAGTATTCTCACGGAAGGTACCATATATGCCTAGTGCTGCATCAAACTGCCCTTTCCCATTCAGTAGGTCTTCCAACAAAGCGTCGGCAGGGTCGTAAAAAGGGCTGTCGGTGATATCGCCATCAATCCTCATTTGCTGGAATTCGGTAAAGAAACCAAACGCCAGTTTCCAGTCTTCATTGACTGGGTAGCGGAATGCGTAATCCAACTGTAGTTTGCTACGGCTCATTTGAGCAGCAGTCTCCGAAAAGATACCAACACCCAAGCCGAACGTACGCCCCAAGGGGCCATTGTACCGAGCAGCAAAGGTTTTAGGAGCATCTTCGAATCCAGTCCATTGCATTCGAGCATTGAACTGTAGATTATAGGTTTCATCAAAACCCGCAGCTGCTGGATTAATCAGGATGGGGCTGATGTTGTAGTGCATGAAGAGTGCTTCGTCCTGTGCATGGACTAAAGTCTGTAACACGCTAACCAAACCCAGGAGGAGTATTAGTTTTTTCATGGTGGGAAGCTTAATCAGTTTTGGGAATTATAAGTATACAATAGGGATGTTAGGAGGACTGAAAGCAGTACACATGCCTGCTTTCAGTCCCCTTAAATTCGTTAATCGCGAACGATGGTGAGTGAACCACGCTTCTGCAAAGGTTCTCCACTTCCAGGGCTACTATAATCAAGTACCCAGTAGTAAGGACCGGCCGGTAAATCATCGCCGTTCTGGGAAGTTCCTTCCCAATCATTGCTGTAATTATTGGTTTCGTAGACCAGCTGTCCCCAGCGGTTGTAGATCTCCAGATGGTTATCCGTCAATGCATCCGCACAGAAGATGATAAACTCATCGTTCGAACCATTACCATCAGGTGTGATGACTACGCGATCTTCAAAACACTCGAACCGTTCGTCAGCTACTTTGCCCGATACGACCTCAGAGCTACAACCACTGGCATCGGTCACTTGGAGCATGTAAGTACCTGCACACAAGTTGGTCACCGTTCCAGTATTAGGAGTGCCAGGAATGTTTAGCCAATTGTAAGTATAAGGAGGGTTACCTCCCAAAACAATTGCCATCACCGAACCATTACAGTTGTCGGCATCCGTATGAGGCTCTGTCTCAATCGTTACAATGATCGGAGCAGACTCTGCAACCACATAGCTTTCAATGAACTGACAATCATTTGCATCCGTAACGGTCAGGGTATAAGTACCCGGAGCCAGGTTGGTCCGTTGCTGACCAGTTTGTCCGGTTGACCATGAGTAGCTGTAAGGAGCTGTTCCGCCCATGGCTTCTACAAAAATCTCTCCGTCCTGGCGGCCATCACAACTGATTGACTTGACCGAACTTTCAACACTCATTGGTTGTGGAGCGGTCAATTGTACGGTCGTTTGCTGCTCACACATGAAGTTATCGATCACAAAAATCGTATAGGTACCAGGAGCAGCATTGCCAAGGGTGCCTGTCGTATTCGTCCCTACCATAGCACCTGCTAGTTCAAACTCATAGGTAAAGCTGGTAGAGGTACCATTGTTGGTCACTGATGCCTGGATTTCTCCGTCAGTGGAGTCAAAACAATCCAATGCTCCTGAAACCACTGCCGAAGCGGTAAAGGCCGACTGGGTTTCGATTTCGTAGTTACGAATCAAGGTAGCACCAGTACCATCCGTGATAACGACGGTGTAAGTATTTGGCGACAAATTCATAATAGATGCATCCATAGAAATGGGATCATTACTTCCTTCTGCCGTCCAGACATACGTATAGGGTTCCGTACCTCCCGCAGCGGTAACGGTAATTGATCCATCCATACTGTCCGTACAACCCGCATCCGTGATGACGGCACTTTCGGTCATTTGCAGTACCTGATAGCTTATTGGTAAAGAACAATTGTTTTCGTCCCGGATGATACCGGTTATTGTCGTTGGGCCAACAATTTGGTTCACCTGCTGCCCGTTGGGATAGCCATTCCAGGTAATGGTCGGTATACCCGTTCCTCCACTCACCATAATTGTCACACTACCAGAACCACCAGCATCTTCTGTATCATTGAAGATTATCGCCGAGCTTACGGTTAACGGATCAGGAGATCCTATGGTGAAGCTGCCAGGCAAGTTGTTCATCCCACTATCGGTGATGGTATAGGTATAATTACCCGCTGGCAAATTGGTGATCGTACGCTCTCCAGTATCATTCACTAAGAATGGGCCAATATCCATCGTACCGTCATTCAACGTGATGCTTATTGGTTGTTGGCCTCCTGCAATAGCGAAGAAAACCGAACCATCCGTATCTCCAGGACACGAAACAGGGTTGGTCACCAACTGAACGATTGATAAAGGTGCGGAATCAACCATGTAACAGGCTGACTGCGTACACCCTGCTCCGTCCGTCACCGTCACACAGTAAGTACCGAAGGCAAGGTTGGCCAGGTTTTGCATACTGGAAGTAAACATATTCGGGCCCGTCCAGGCAAAGGTATAACCACTGCCACTACCACCACTGACCGTTGTCAGTGTGATTGTTCCATTATTGCTACCCGTGACACCTGTTACCGTTGCTTCCAACACAATAGGATCACTTTCTTCAATCGTAAAGTCAGCAGAAATGCTGGTCCCGGCACAGTCCGTAATCATCACCCGGTAGGTGCCTGCACAAGCGTTCAGCAGGTCTTGGGTCAATGCTACATCAGCATTGGTCGCCAGATTGATCCAACGGTAAGTCTCCATCCCAGGGCAGCTTCCTCCTGCGATCGTGATATTGACCCCGCCATTACAACTTCCAGGACAAGCGTCGTCAATGGTGAAGAAAGTCAACCGCAATACTTCGTAAACATTGAAGCAGGTAGAAGCCATACAACCAGCGGCATCCGTCACCGTCACACAGTATTCTCCCGGGGTAAGAATATTATTGGGGTCTTGCCCACCGAAGGTGTAACCATTAGGGCCCGTCCAGCTGTAGGTGAAACCTGGGGTTCCGCCCGCTACCGTGAGGTTGATTCCTCCAGGACTACCGCCGCCAGGAATTAGGGCAACCGTACCAGTTAATACAATCGGCTGCGCCAATTCATTCACTAAAATATTCCCTAGCACCTGGTCACAACCATTCTGGTCTACAATCGTCACGCTATAAGAACCAGCCGACAGGTTGGATTGGGTAGTAACATTGTCTGGCAAACTA is a window from the Lewinella sp. LCG006 genome containing:
- a CDS encoding FG-GAP-like repeat-containing protein — encoded protein: MKQYYSLLFIQFLLLSFSPPFFAQQFSEISEELGMIHHFDDWNSIGGGAAFFDYDNDGDDDLYFTGGKFSDRLYRNEGDGTFTDVTEESGLQLTATYFTTGVTVGDIDNDGYRDIFVTTFGFLNSLAPDKRNLLYKNMGDGTFQEIAPLANLSDASRSVSATFLDHDQDGFLDLYIVNYVDRVRFIYGEDGMLSGFDHDCYENFFFHNNGNGTFTQVARQLNLEDAGCGLAIVNTDYDMDGDADLYLANDFGEFIETNQMYINNLTTGVYDTIPGENDINIGFYGMGIAVGDYDLDQDFDYYVSNLGANAFLNNDGNGQFTNIAEQAGVPNTMTDNNLLVTSWGTVFADIDNNLYEDLLVSNGHIPAAAFIATDHIDPNKLYYNNGDNTFTDISVAAGFDSPEKCRGLVYSDFDQDGDLDFFVNVMSSDSFPDAHVRFYRNDLANNNNWVQISLEGTHCNRDAIGAIIRLFVDDLILLREISGGGSHASQNSTIAHFGLADHSTIDSVQVSWPGGEVETFYDLDINQRHHLIQALVPRVRINFNVDMSFQEESPQGVFLKVTNAEGDIQSKLMYAPFLDGMYSVSFLQEPGFSGYYTIINGYCPDDTCGEDLSEEGCDGLTPDFKRLLEPVFNDTTINLCFGICAGIPCQSTVDSINAHFTLNAAPLNENLQQIFIRGLSPNGEDLPMNDPDGDGTYELSINLAEGYSAYYTYVNGECSDESCTENLSEQGCTDEANNYYRYLPPMTQDTMLAACFGVCNTDSCFAPIDTFRLTINLNMTNEALNPTGVFIIGDFFGLSGASPMYDGDDDGIYTNFFDIPEGFSTYYSFTNGSNCPGTTCYEDLSGQACASIDQNNFRYLNPITSDTIINLCFGECQLAACFPPADSVDIQINLNTAAIDVAEAGIYLVEGAFGSPGENPMEDNNGDGVYSITLRVPEGFSGYYSFTNGLCFDLSCKEDLNGQDCGPPNANNNRWLPPVMQDTIINTCFAECIPDLDCTLPPSTTPVTFGFHDPLSGEAAVFLTGEFGLPNNDFELTESPASSGDWFVTLDLIPATYYYRFGTGTPMNGILETFPLGQADTCTVDLSGERFRVITVEDTALELEPVCFELCNYCEIIYNVTNPMPQLRRFQIQPNPTSGATMLSWEAVGADRIQIRLINTIGQVIEQFDLPAGVGQLFLSTHTLPAGIYWVSLETEGGYMTRKLIVQ
- a CDS encoding PorP/SprF family type IX secretion system membrane protein, which codes for MKKLILLLGLVSVLQTLVHAQDEALFMHYNISPILINPAAAGFDETYNLQFNARMQWTGFEDAPKTFAARYNGPLGRTFGLGVGIFSETAAQMSRSKLQLDYAFRYPVNEDWKLAFGFFTEFQQMRIDGDITDSPFYDPADALLEDLLNGKGQFDAALGIYGTFRENTYGGLTFNNLVSSRLSEIAGVGTSESFFSYYTFNLGHRFELTQQKVSLEPSILLRQIRNAPFQMDLNLKAGFLDEQLIAGLSYRAGLGAMGILLGTRLTNFNLYYSYDVSFQRFQKYNTGSHEITVALTFKKREKKNNQ